From Mustela nigripes isolate SB6536 chromosome 13, MUSNIG.SB6536, whole genome shotgun sequence, one genomic window encodes:
- the GPHB5 gene encoding glycoprotein hormone beta-5 has product MKLAYLFLGPMALFLLAGCSCVLSTSSGNLLTFVGCAVREFTFLAKKPGCRGLRITTDACWGRCETWEKPILEPPYIEAHHRVCTYNETRQVTVKLPNCAPGVDPFYTYPVAVRCDCGACSTATTECETI; this is encoded by the exons ATGAAGCTGGCATACCTTTTCCTTGGCCCCATGGCCCTCTTCCTCCTTGCTGGCTGCAGCTGTGTCCTCAGCACCTCCAGTGGGAACCTGCTCACCTTTGTGGGCTGTGCCGTGAGGGAGTTCACTTTCCTGGCCAAAAAGCCAGGCTGCAGGGGCCTTCGGATCACTACGGATGCCTGCTGGGGCCGCTGTGAAACCTGGGAG AAGCCCATTCTGGAACCCCCCTACATTGAAGCCCATCATCGAGTCTGTACCTACAACGAGACCAGACAAGTGACGGTCAAGCTACCCAACTGCGCGCCTGGAGTGGACCCCTTCTATACCTACCCCGTGGCTGTCCGCTGTGACTGTGGGGCCTGCTCCACGGCCACCACGGAGTGTGAGACCATCTGA